From a single Chloroflexota bacterium genomic region:
- a CDS encoding DUF4926 domain-containing protein — protein sequence MDHQLYNDVILVRDIPADNLRAGDVGTVVERHNVPNQEPGYSVEFFDMLGNTVAVLTVPASWLRAPTHADRLAARTEPITA from the coding sequence ATGGATCATCAACTTTATAACGATGTGATACTTGTTCGTGACATACCTGCAGATAATTTGCGTGCTGGTGATGTGGGAACAGTTGTTGAGCGACACAATGTCCCGAATCAAGAACCTGGCTATAGCGTCGAATTTTTCGATATGCTTGGAAACACGGTTGCGGTTCTGACCGTGCCTGCAAGTTGGCTACGCGCGCCAACTCACGCTGACCGGCTCGCGGCGCGAACGGAACCAATCACGGCATAG
- a CDS encoding Fic family protein, with translation MQAPQNLARLTEKKARVNAHRPVPSSIVAKLEEYFRVDWTYNSNAIEGSSITLSETRAILLDGVTIGGKSLREHLEVINHSHAIDFVQGLADTREPITEMTIRQMHNLILRTIDDDNAGAYRRVNVRIAGSDFVPPDAGSVPSLMYDFARWLNQDETKRLHPVEYAALAHFKLVDIHPFVDGNGRTARLLMNLILMRAGFPPTVVRMTDRQRYYASLEQAHAGDSRDFVALIADAVERSVDVYLDALPKHDV, from the coding sequence ATGCAAGCGCCTCAAAATCTTGCGCGGCTAACTGAAAAAAAAGCGCGTGTGAACGCGCATCGCCCGGTGCCGTCCTCCATCGTCGCGAAACTCGAAGAATATTTTCGCGTGGATTGGACCTATAACTCGAACGCGATTGAAGGGTCGAGCATCACACTTTCGGAGACGCGCGCAATTTTGTTGGACGGCGTGACTATCGGCGGCAAGTCACTGCGCGAGCATCTCGAAGTGATCAATCACAGCCACGCGATTGATTTCGTGCAAGGACTCGCCGACACGCGCGAGCCAATCACCGAGATGACGATTCGCCAGATGCACAATTTGATCCTGCGAACAATTGACGACGACAACGCCGGCGCTTATCGCCGCGTTAATGTGCGAATCGCCGGTTCTGATTTTGTGCCGCCCGATGCCGGGAGCGTGCCTAGTTTGATGTACGATTTCGCGCGATGGCTGAACCAGGATGAAACCAAGAGATTGCACCCAGTCGAATACGCCGCGCTCGCGCATTTCAAACTCGTGGATATCCATCCGTTCGTAGATGGCAACGGACGCACGGCGCGTTTGTTGATGAATCTGATTTTGATGCGCGCGGGATTTCCGCCGACTGTAGTCAGAATGACGGATCGCCAAAGATACTATGCGTCTCTGGAGCAAGCACACGCCGGCGACTCACGTGATTTTGTCGCCTTGATTGCGGATGCGGTTGAGCGCTCGGTAGATGTGTACCTGGACGCGCTACCGAAACATGATGTGTGA
- the mnmA gene encoding tRNA 2-thiouridine(34) synthase MnmA codes for MNTPTVVVAMSGGVDSSTVAALLVERGYTVIGMMMRLWAESSPLLLFPNAVGSGTGAGVGDGGNNRCCSPEAVADARGVCQTLGIPFYLLNYEADFKTHVVDYFLDGYARGVTPNPCLQCNRQIKFGILLDKARAFGADFLATGHYARVRERDGMVELWRGVDPKKDQAYALSMLNQAQLAHVMFPLGEYTKDETRALARRFGLRVAEKHESQDLCFIADGEYRNFLRRNTPKGASALVPGEIVDTRGNVLGHHEGIALYTIGQRKGLGLALGEPLFVVALDVANRRVVVGRAEELGKRELIAEQMNWIAGEPPRAEIRVTAKIRYRAVDVPATVRSLAEMRAHVRFDEPLRDITPGQAVVLYDGDVCLGGGIIQSTNEPK; via the coding sequence ATGAACACTCCAACCGTCGTCGTCGCGATGAGCGGCGGCGTAGATAGTTCGACTGTCGCCGCGCTCCTCGTCGAGCGCGGTTATACTGTCATTGGCATGATGATGCGCTTGTGGGCAGAATCCTCTCCTCTGCTCCTGTTTCCGAACGCAGTTGGTTCGGGAACGGGGGCAGGGGTAGGGGATGGGGGTAACAACCGTTGCTGCTCGCCCGAAGCCGTCGCCGATGCGCGCGGCGTGTGCCAAACACTGGGCATTCCGTTTTACTTGCTCAACTACGAAGCCGATTTCAAAACCCACGTCGTGGATTATTTTCTCGATGGGTACGCGCGCGGCGTCACGCCGAATCCGTGCTTGCAATGCAATCGCCAAATCAAGTTCGGCATTCTCCTCGACAAGGCGCGCGCGTTCGGCGCGGATTTTCTCGCGACCGGACATTACGCGCGCGTACGCGAACGCGATGGCATGGTCGAGTTGTGGCGCGGCGTGGATCCGAAAAAAGACCAGGCGTACGCGTTGAGTATGTTGAATCAGGCACAACTGGCTCACGTGATGTTTCCGCTCGGCGAGTACACCAAGGACGAAACACGCGCGCTGGCGCGGCGATTTGGTCTGCGTGTCGCGGAGAAACACGAGAGCCAGGATTTGTGTTTCATCGCGGATGGCGAGTACCGGAATTTCTTGCGGCGCAATACGCCGAAAGGCGCAAGCGCGCTCGTGCCCGGTGAGATTGTAGACACGCGCGGGAATGTCCTGGGTCATCACGAGGGAATCGCGCTGTACACGATTGGGCAGCGCAAAGGGCTGGGTCTCGCGCTTGGTGAACCGCTGTTCGTCGTCGCGCTCGACGTGGCGAATCGTCGCGTTGTAGTCGGGCGCGCGGAGGAACTAGGCAAGCGCGAGTTGATCGCGGAGCAAATGAATTGGATCGCGGGTGAGCCGCCGCGCGCAGAGATTCGCGTCACGGCAAAGATTCGTTACCGCGCGGTTGACGTACCCGCGACGGTTCGTTCGCTTGCTGAAATGCGCGCGCACGTTCGGTTCGACGAACCTCTGCGCGATATTACGCCGGGGCAAGCGGTTGTGCTGTACGACGGCGATGTGTGTTTGGGTGGCGGGATCATTCAATCAACCAATGAACCAAAATAG
- a CDS encoding glycosyltransferase family 4 protein, translating into MKIAWFGHVPYPRGNGLVTYSRELPAGLRRRQHEVVFFYHDSRERGPGRDGHSIRLNAINVFDRMAISVMRARRTIEETLVREPFDAAHVSLSFSQLDYTLPEICRAANVPLIGTVHFPFGPRTTLWGQAARLFYRSYAPALREYDAVIVFSDSQAAIFREYGVPAEKLRVIPNGVDTATYEPSASDYKEHIGASLLVTYIGRVDPEKNVGDLAAAFDSLDLSPDYKLVVVGNGTELPRLRAKYKHHPRIHFTGYIGDVNERLSILRAADIFVLPSAIEGLSLALLEAMAVGKAIIATDVGADAEVLRGAGIVIDFNQRQAQLPAMLRTLIEYPDFRRDLATRARQRAVEQYSLETNIDRVVDLYRELNATMRARQTAK; encoded by the coding sequence ATGAAAATCGCCTGGTTTGGACACGTCCCCTATCCGCGTGGCAATGGGTTGGTCACCTATTCGCGCGAATTGCCCGCCGGTCTGCGGCGGCGTCAACATGAGGTCGTCTTCTTTTATCACGATAGCCGCGAGCGTGGTCCCGGGCGCGACGGGCACAGCATTCGCCTCAACGCGATCAACGTGTTCGACCGTATGGCGATTTCGGTGATGCGCGCCCGGCGCACAATCGAAGAAACGCTCGTGCGCGAACCCTTCGACGCCGCGCACGTGTCGCTGTCGTTTTCGCAACTGGATTACACCTTGCCGGAAATTTGTCGCGCCGCGAACGTGCCGCTCATCGGCACCGTGCACTTTCCCTTCGGTCCGCGCACGACATTGTGGGGTCAAGCCGCGCGTTTGTTTTATCGCTCGTACGCGCCGGCGCTCCGCGAGTACGATGCCGTCATCGTGTTCTCCGATTCGCAAGCCGCGATCTTTCGCGAGTACGGCGTGCCCGCCGAAAAACTGCGCGTGATTCCGAACGGCGTAGACACGGCAACGTACGAACCCAGCGCAAGCGATTACAAAGAACACATCGGGGCGTCACTGCTTGTCACGTACATCGGACGCGTCGATCCGGAAAAAAATGTCGGCGACCTTGCCGCGGCGTTCGACTCGCTCGATTTATCGCCGGACTATAAACTCGTCGTCGTGGGCAACGGGACCGAACTGCCGCGGTTGCGCGCCAAGTACAAACATCATCCACGCATCCATTTCACCGGCTACATCGGCGATGTGAACGAACGCTTGAGTATTTTGCGCGCCGCCGATATTTTCGTCTTGCCGTCGGCGATTGAGGGATTATCCCTCGCGTTATTGGAAGCGATGGCAGTGGGAAAAGCGATCATCGCGACGGACGTGGGCGCGGATGCGGAGGTCTTGCGGGGAGCCGGCATCGTGATTGATTTCAATCAACGGCAAGCGCAACTGCCGGCAATGTTGCGCACGTTGATCGAGTATCCGGATTTTCGCCGCGACCTGGCAACGCGCGCGCGGCAACGCGCGGTAGAACAGTACTCGCTCGAAACCAACATTGATCGCGTCGTGGACTTGTATCGCGAACTCAACGCCACCATGCGCGCGCGGCAAACAGCGAAGTAA
- a CDS encoding nuclear transport factor 2 family protein: MRKLLLIAAVVLLATAVGCDGTPPPPPPVGSPPVQRTRTATPAPANDEEAIKQLINAEGEAVVQQEINRLQDIWATDGVVTDANRTPDNPSDDKTWKNWSALRDRYVNIVFPSNPPAAEHPNIRITMTGDTASAIADTKIGVTNAKDNDKWTFRKIDGRWRITSLTFGLAPK, from the coding sequence ATGCGCAAGTTGTTGTTGATCGCCGCCGTGGTGTTGCTTGCCACAGCAGTAGGTTGTGATGGTACCCCGCCCCCGCCCCCGCCAGTTGGTAGTCCCCCGGTGCAACGCACGCGTACCGCAACGCCGGCGCCGGCGAATGATGAAGAGGCGATCAAGCAATTGATCAATGCCGAAGGTGAAGCCGTCGTGCAGCAAGAAATCAATCGGCTGCAAGACATTTGGGCGACCGATGGCGTCGTGACCGACGCGAACCGAACGCCGGACAATCCGAGTGACGACAAGACCTGGAAGAATTGGTCGGCGTTGCGGGATCGCTACGTCAACATTGTTTTTCCGTCGAATCCGCCGGCGGCGGAACATCCGAACATCCGTATTACGATGACCGGCGATACCGCGAGCGCGATTGCCGACACCAAGATCGGCGTGACGAACGCCAAAGACAATGACAAGTGGACCTTTCGTAAGATTGATGGCAGATGGCGAATCACGAGTCTCACGTTTGGACTAGCGCCCAAGTAG
- a CDS encoding response regulator, with amino-acid sequence MPAKILLVDNDLATLTWLKSKLENEGFDVATANAAQDALSQIEERAPTVVVFEVALPDLDGLEFLRRVIKNPPMIPPWMMILSRKNQPADILAGLEAGADDYVGKRPGADVELIGKIRGHLAHPRKPAVEAQAKQGRLLSFCSSKGGTGATSICVNIAFALAQLDPNSRILVVDMVLPLGTVGLSLGCESRRTVARVTQEMTDPVDRALIDKAVSLPLKWGFRVLLGAHDPQESTELNVSHIVPLFQTLRGMFDYILVDFGRTLSRISLPVIEMSDRIFLIVTPDIATLKGAKVMMDYMISRDVAQQQIFLINNRTVGRVWTTTEDIERELSMKVNATIPYVAEYMTMAINAAVPFMEKFPDHAASAMFRQIAQTAREQLKNGK; translated from the coding sequence ATGCCCGCAAAAATCCTGCTGGTAGATAATGACCTAGCAACTCTCACCTGGCTCAAGTCCAAATTAGAAAACGAAGGATTCGACGTCGCGACCGCTAACGCCGCGCAAGACGCCTTGAGCCAAATCGAGGAGCGCGCGCCGACCGTCGTCGTTTTCGAAGTCGCCTTGCCGGATCTCGACGGCTTGGAGTTCCTGCGCCGTGTCATCAAAAATCCGCCAATGATTCCCCCCTGGATGATGATCCTCAGTCGGAAAAATCAACCGGCGGATATTCTGGCAGGTCTCGAAGCGGGCGCGGACGATTATGTTGGTAAGCGTCCGGGTGCGGATGTGGAATTGATCGGAAAAATTCGAGGACACCTCGCGCACCCGCGCAAGCCCGCGGTCGAAGCGCAAGCCAAACAAGGTCGTCTACTATCGTTCTGCAGTTCCAAAGGCGGCACGGGCGCGACCTCGATCTGCGTCAATATCGCGTTTGCCCTCGCCCAACTCGATCCCAATTCGCGCATCTTGGTGGTGGACATGGTCTTGCCGCTTGGTACGGTTGGCTTGTCGCTGGGGTGCGAATCGCGGCGCACGGTCGCGCGCGTGACCCAGGAAATGACCGATCCGGTGGATCGCGCGCTGATTGATAAAGCCGTTTCACTTCCGCTCAAGTGGGGCTTTCGCGTGTTGCTTGGCGCGCACGATCCCCAGGAATCCACCGAATTGAACGTGAGCCACATCGTCCCGCTTTTCCAAACGTTGCGCGGCATGTTCGATTACATCCTCGTGGATTTTGGCAGAACGCTCTCGCGCATTTCGCTCCCCGTGATTGAAATGTCCGACCGCATCTTTTTGATCGTGACGCCGGACATCGCGACGCTCAAAGGCGCCAAGGTGATGATGGACTATATGATTTCGCGGGACGTGGCGCAGCAACAAATCTTTCTCATCAACAACCGCACGGTCGGGCGCGTGTGGACGACGACCGAAGACATCGAGCGCGAACTCAGCATGAAGGTGAACGCGACGATTCCGTACGTCGCCGAATACATGACGATGGCGATCAACGCGGCGGTGCCGTTCATGGAAAAATTTCCAGATCATGCCGCCAGCGCGATGTTTCGCCAAATCGCGCAGACTGCCCGGGAGCAGTTAAAAAATGGCAAATAA
- a CDS encoding transglutaminase domain-containing protein, producing MSQISAHEEIKIPEGISTFVLLVLMLLSVTGSVVAADWTDGLGVLAWSAFAGVACGFALARTRLRGWLAHLVMLLLAAPVTGLIVGLLLPRALTLEEKYIVLQERVLVWTYKVIAGGTSSDGLIFVIQLALLVWVMAYFAAWYIYRRHQVWGAILPAGAAITLNLFYSAPQSGLYFGLFVTSALLLIVRLNLHAMERVWRRESIGYAPDISFDFLTYGVAFSLLLIMLAWVVPPTAPGPSWLALLDPLQGPWQGVEEEFSRVFSALRGGVRQSPTSFYGTTLSMGGPVKLGQRSVMDVQTNYGRYWRAAVYDRYISVGWMNTHLDAVTLNANDSRLVTLAGSLRVEVTQTVKVYLPDQNLLVAAAQPLRFSVPTEIRFAQPPESEPDAALMDVALVRARKMIREGDTYTAVSAISVADEKSLRRDSVDYSRWISATYLQLPDDMPARVRALAQTITISYTNPYDKAAALETYLRRRIRYNENVSAPPPNRDAVDYLLFERPEGYCNYYASAMAVLARALGIPARVASGYSLGEYHDGAFHVVESNAHSWPELYFPAYGWIEFEPTASQPLIDRPVYPDSESAPNLDENLLSRRRFNRGDFEEEDRGQYGESRANPGGFELPGPGVLVLIGGGLAGLLALGALGVMWLRRARWLAQLAPAARVYETMLNRARWLGVREQTYATPLERARALGNAMPDARAAAERVAEFYTRERYAAQQLDAHDCAALGVAWNAIRAQWLGAFTARVGARVRAPFVAMRTRFDARKTDNQDDG from the coding sequence ATGTCGCAAATCTCGGCGCATGAAGAAATCAAAATCCCGGAAGGGATCAGTACGTTCGTCCTCCTCGTGTTGATGCTGCTCAGTGTGACCGGCTCGGTGGTGGCGGCGGATTGGACCGATGGGCTGGGCGTGCTCGCGTGGTCGGCGTTCGCCGGCGTCGCGTGCGGATTCGCGCTCGCCAGGACGCGCCTGCGCGGCTGGCTCGCGCACCTCGTGATGCTCCTGCTCGCCGCGCCGGTGACCGGTCTCATCGTCGGTCTGCTGTTGCCGCGCGCACTCACCCTGGAAGAAAAGTACATCGTCTTGCAAGAGCGTGTGCTCGTGTGGACGTACAAGGTTATCGCCGGCGGCACGAGTTCGGACGGTTTGATCTTTGTCATTCAACTCGCGCTGCTCGTGTGGGTGATGGCTTATTTTGCCGCGTGGTATATCTATCGCCGCCATCAAGTGTGGGGCGCGATCCTGCCCGCCGGGGCGGCGATCACGCTGAATCTTTTTTATTCCGCGCCGCAAAGCGGATTGTACTTTGGTTTGTTCGTCACGAGCGCGCTCCTCTTGATCGTGCGACTCAATCTGCATGCGATGGAACGCGTGTGGCGGCGCGAATCCATCGGTTACGCGCCCGACATCAGTTTCGATTTCCTCACGTACGGCGTCGCGTTTTCGTTGTTGCTGATTATGCTTGCCTGGGTCGTGCCGCCGACCGCGCCCGGTCCTTCGTGGCTCGCGTTGCTCGATCCGTTGCAAGGTCCCTGGCAAGGCGTCGAAGAAGAATTCAGCCGCGTCTTTAGCGCGTTGCGCGGCGGCGTCCGGCAATCGCCCACCAGTTTCTACGGCACCACGTTGAGCATGGGCGGACCGGTCAAACTGGGACAACGCTCGGTGATGGATGTGCAAACGAACTATGGGCGGTACTGGCGTGCCGCGGTGTACGATCGGTACATCAGCGTCGGCTGGATGAACACGCACCTCGATGCCGTCACGCTCAACGCAAATGATTCGCGCTTGGTTACGTTGGCTGGGTCGTTGCGCGTCGAGGTTACCCAGACCGTCAAAGTTTATTTGCCGGATCAAAACCTGCTCGTCGCCGCCGCGCAACCTTTGCGTTTCAGCGTGCCCACCGAAATTCGTTTCGCGCAACCGCCCGAGTCGGAACCCGATGCCGCGCTGATGGATGTCGCGCTCGTCCGCGCGCGCAAGATGATTCGCGAGGGCGATACGTACACCGCCGTGTCCGCGATCAGCGTCGCGGACGAAAAATCCTTGCGCCGCGATTCGGTGGATTACTCGCGCTGGATCAGCGCGACGTACCTGCAGTTGCCGGACGATATGCCGGCGCGTGTGCGCGCGCTCGCGCAAACGATCACCATCTCGTACACGAACCCGTACGACAAAGCCGCCGCGCTCGAAACGTATTTGCGCCGGCGCATTCGCTACAACGAAAACGTGAGCGCGCCGCCCCCCAACCGCGATGCGGTGGATTATTTGTTATTCGAGCGTCCCGAAGGGTACTGCAACTATTACGCGTCCGCGATGGCGGTGCTCGCACGCGCGCTCGGAATTCCGGCGCGCGTCGCGTCCGGCTATTCGCTCGGCGAGTACCACGATGGCGCGTTTCACGTCGTCGAATCGAACGCGCACTCGTGGCCCGAGTTGTATTTTCCGGCGTACGGCTGGATCGAATTCGAACCGACCGCGAGCCAACCCCTGATTGATCGTCCGGTCTATCCCGACTCTGAATCAGCGCCGAACCTGGACGAGAATTTGTTGTCGCGACGCCGGTTCAATCGCGGCGATTTTGAGGAAGAGGACCGGGGGCAATATGGTGAGTCGCGCGCGAATCCGGGTGGATTTGAATTACCCGGTCCCGGCGTGCTCGTATTGATCGGCGGCGGACTTGCGGGGTTGCTCGCGCTGGGCGCGCTCGGCGTGATGTGGCTGAGGCGCGCGCGTTGGTTGGCGCAACTCGCTCCTGCCGCACGGGTGTACGAAACGATGCTCAATCGCGCGCGCTGGCTCGGCGTGCGCGAACAAACGTACGCGACGCCGCTCGAACGCGCGCGTGCGCTGGGCAACGCGATGCCGGACGCGCGCGCCGCGGCGGAACGCGTCGCCGAGTTTTACACGCGCGAGCGGTACGCCGCGCAGCAACTTGATGCGCACGATTGCGCGGCGCTCGGCGTCGCGTGGAACGCGATTCGCGCGCAGTGGCTCGGCGCGTTTACTGCGCGTGTGGGTGCGCGCGTACGCGCGCCGTTCGTCGCAATGCGGACGCGATTTGATGCGCGCAAAACTGACAACCAGGATGACGGTTAG